A window of the Nitrospirota bacterium genome harbors these coding sequences:
- the dapB gene encoding 4-hydroxy-tetrahydrodipicolinate reductase — translation MIKIAVAGAAGRMGSRITALSKEYKDLQLIGAFERKGQKDVGKDIGIITGIGETGIKLTDNLESIIKNTDVVISFTTVEASIEHLRIASSNNKAIVIGTTGFTKEDLKKVSTLTKKIPCVMASNMSMGVNLLLKVLQDIARVLGDGYDVEIIEAHHRMKKDAPSGTALKMAQVIAEALKRKFDDVAVYARKGLIGERTSKEIGIQVIRAGDIVGEHTVIFGGLGERIEVTHKVSSRDTFARGALRAAMWVYKKPAGLYDMQDVLGLK, via the coding sequence ATGATTAAGATAGCGGTTGCTGGTGCGGCAGGAAGAATGGGTAGCAGGATTACTGCTCTTTCAAAAGAATATAAAGATTTACAGCTAATAGGTGCGTTTGAGAGAAAAGGGCAAAAGGATGTTGGCAAAGATATAGGAATAATTACAGGCATAGGTGAAACTGGAATTAAGCTGACCGATAACCTTGAATCAATTATTAAAAATACTGATGTTGTTATATCTTTTACTACTGTAGAGGCTTCTATTGAACATTTGCGTATTGCATCCTCTAATAATAAGGCCATAGTAATTGGAACAACTGGCTTTACAAAAGAAGACCTGAAAAAAGTATCCACACTTACAAAAAAAATACCGTGTGTAATGGCTTCAAATATGAGCATGGGAGTAAATCTTCTTTTAAAAGTATTGCAGGATATTGCCCGCGTTCTTGGTGATGGCTATGATGTTGAAATAATAGAGGCTCACCACAGGATGAAAAAAGATGCACCAAGTGGTACGGCTCTAAAAATGGCACAGGTGATTGCAGAGGCCTTAAAGAGAAAGTTTGATGATGTTGCAGTTTATGCGAGAAAAGGCTTAATTGGCGAAAGAACATCTAAGGAGATTGGTATACAGGTAATTCGTGCAGGTGATATAGTCGGAGAACATACAGTCATTTTCGGTGGTCTTGGTGAAAGAATTGAGGTTACTCATAAAGTATCAAGCCGTGATACTTTTGCTCGTGGTGCTTTACGCGCAGCCATGTGGGTGTATAAAAAACCGGCTGGTTTATATGACATGCAGGATGTGCTGGGGCTGAAATAG
- a CDS encoding response regulator transcription factor, whose amino-acid sequence MAHPILVVEDDKKIAKIVKVYLENEGFKVVFTEKGKDAIDFVYKESPLLVILDLMLPDTSGEVLCQELKEIGDFPIIMLTAKSSEEERVAGFALGADDYIVKPFSPRELVARVKAVLKRVRREDLSATGLMSFNKGLLIIDTSKYEIKKNGIAVDLTPTEFKIISVLAAYPGKVFTRSELVESALGYQFEGYERSIDAHIKNIRQKIEENPKNPSFIHTVYGVGYKFNGKVDVKKSLG is encoded by the coding sequence ATGGCACATCCAATACTTGTTGTTGAAGATGATAAAAAGATTGCAAAAATTGTTAAAGTTTACCTTGAAAACGAAGGATTTAAAGTAGTTTTTACAGAAAAAGGTAAGGATGCAATTGACTTTGTATACAAGGAAAGCCCTTTGCTTGTAATTCTCGATCTTATGCTTCCTGATACGAGTGGAGAGGTTTTGTGTCAAGAACTAAAGGAAATTGGTGATTTCCCAATTATTATGCTTACAGCAAAATCTTCTGAAGAGGAAAGGGTTGCAGGATTTGCACTTGGTGCTGATGATTATATTGTAAAACCATTCAGTCCAAGAGAGTTGGTAGCAAGGGTTAAGGCCGTGCTAAAGAGAGTAAGAAGAGAAGATCTTTCTGCAACAGGCCTTATGAGTTTTAATAAGGGACTTTTAATTATCGATACAAGTAAATATGAGATAAAAAAGAACGGAATTGCTGTAGATCTGACACCAACAGAGTTCAAGATTATTTCAGTGCTCGCAGCTTATCCTGGGAAAGTTTTTACGAGAAGCGAACTTGTAGAAAGTGCACTTGGATATCAGTTTGAAGGCTATGAAAGAAGCATTGATGCACATATAAAGAATATAAGGCAAAAGATAGAAGAGAACCCTAAAAACCCATCGTTTATTCATACAGTTTATGGTGTTGGATATAAATTTAATGGGAAAGTTGATGTTAAAAAGTCTCTGGGTTAA
- a CDS encoding 4Fe-4S dicluster domain-containing protein, protein MQHHTSYVILKKERFDDFISSLSRMQKLVAPVAKGFNNYSFEEVHSAKNIALKYIPTILPAKKFFMPQRETLLEYRVSKHVKAEAVVEYEKMTIFGLHTCDLAGIQCLNMVFSERPKDYNYLTRKNKITLIGLECNEYCDEYASCHLVNASFPSGGYDLFFTDLGDYFIVHVNTLTGERILDITNCFEKSSEANLNELYRMREKKRKIFSNEIPIKSRHIPELFDRSFRSLVWKELDERCLACGNCTNVCPTCYCFDIKEEVDLSLMHGIRYRVWDSCQLEPFAKISGGINFRKERSARQRHRYYRKFRYPIDKFSRFFCTGCGRCTRTCMAGISLKETLNELLKESEDRLWRRWL, encoded by the coding sequence ATGCAACATCATACATCATATGTAATACTGAAAAAAGAAAGATTTGATGATTTTATATCCAGTCTTTCAAGAATGCAGAAATTGGTTGCACCTGTTGCAAAGGGGTTTAACAATTATTCGTTTGAAGAAGTTCATTCTGCAAAAAATATTGCATTAAAGTATATCCCGACTATTCTTCCTGCAAAAAAATTTTTTATGCCTCAGCGAGAAACACTCCTTGAATACAGGGTTTCTAAACATGTAAAGGCTGAGGCTGTTGTTGAATATGAAAAAATGACTATCTTCGGACTTCACACCTGTGACCTTGCAGGTATACAATGCCTTAACATGGTGTTTTCAGAACGTCCCAAAGATTACAATTATCTAACCCGTAAAAATAAAATAACTTTGATAGGGTTAGAGTGTAATGAATATTGTGATGAGTATGCAAGCTGCCATCTTGTAAATGCTAGCTTTCCGAGTGGTGGATATGACCTCTTCTTCACTGATCTGGGTGATTATTTTATTGTTCATGTTAATACCCTGACAGGAGAAAGGATCTTAGATATAACTAATTGTTTTGAAAAGTCGAGTGAAGCCAACCTGAATGAACTTTATCGAATGCGTGAGAAAAAAAGAAAAATATTTTCAAACGAAATTCCAATAAAGAGCAGACACATACCTGAACTCTTTGATAGATCTTTCAGATCCCTTGTATGGAAAGAACTTGACGAAAGATGTCTCGCTTGCGGAAACTGCACAAATGTCTGTCCTACTTGTTACTGTTTCGATATAAAAGAAGAAGTAGATCTGAGCCTTATGCATGGTATAAGGTATCGCGTCTGGGATTCATGCCAGCTTGAGCCGTTTGCCAAAATATCAGGAGGTATAAATTTCAGAAAAGAAAGATCTGCGCGACAAAGACACAGGTACTACCGAAAATTTAGATATCCGATTGATAAATTTTCGCGTTTCTTCTGCACTGGATGTGGTAGATGCACAAGGACATGTATGGCGGGGATCAGCCTAAAAGAAACGCTGAATGAACTTTTAAAGGAGAGTGAAGACAGATTATGGAGAAGGTGGCTCTAA
- a CDS encoding DUF1573 domain-containing protein: MASSSHIKPGEKGKIKAKIDIRGRKGYISKSVKVFSNDPKIPFVKLELKAFINEVR; this comes from the coding sequence ATGGCTAGTTCGAGCCATATAAAACCAGGAGAAAAAGGAAAGATCAAAGCAAAGATAGACATAAGGGGAAGAAAGGGTTATATCTCAAAAAGTGTAAAAGTTTTTTCAAATGACCCGAAAATACCATTTGTTAAACTCGAGTTAAAGGCATTTATTAATGAGGTAAGGTAG
- a CDS encoding HAMP domain-containing histidine kinase, which translates to MGKLMLKSLWVKFLILLLCVSMVSLSAAFILRELIIKDFSEYLEGERLDRIYRMMAVLEGSYEQYSGWNLTALKENTIWALLLGYEIKIHDMNNNEIMSAKSALESLTPLMKRRIQAISAFSEMADMQEKENFSVFPLFLGGEHIGNLEVRALLPREKHLKETIFVERTNRFLIGSLFVLGGMSLIVSLIFSHRLIIPIKRLTSAAHDISEGNIKSRVIVSGNDELSNLSITFNKMAKSLEIQQELRKKLTSNIAHELRTPLTSIQGELEGMIDGLIPVDKERLLSLHEETKRLKNIIEGIEELARAEASILDLKKQWFNLKQFLTGIIERFKKIFMDKGVELILECDASLTINANPDKFSQIVINLLSNSLRATEKGGVVKVQAGRNESEIFLKVFDTGKGIKQEDLPFIFERFYKASEGGLGLGLTITKELVEAHGGRIEVQSEYGKGAIFSVYIPIFTNYS; encoded by the coding sequence ATGGGAAAGTTGATGTTAAAAAGTCTCTGGGTTAAGTTTCTTATCCTCCTGCTCTGTGTATCTATGGTTTCACTCTCTGCAGCATTTATTTTGCGTGAACTCATTATAAAGGATTTCTCTGAGTATCTTGAGGGTGAAAGGTTAGATAGAATCTATAGGATGATGGCTGTTCTTGAAGGGTCATATGAGCAATACTCAGGCTGGAATCTGACTGCACTTAAGGAAAACACAATATGGGCGTTGTTGCTTGGATATGAGATCAAGATACATGATATGAACAATAATGAAATCATGAGTGCTAAAAGCGCATTAGAATCACTAACACCTCTGATGAAGAGAAGAATTCAGGCTATTTCAGCTTTTTCTGAAATGGCTGATATGCAGGAGAAAGAGAATTTTTCAGTCTTTCCACTATTTTTAGGAGGCGAACATATAGGCAATCTTGAGGTAAGAGCTTTGTTACCACGGGAGAAACATTTAAAAGAAACAATTTTCGTTGAGAGGACAAACAGATTTTTAATTGGTTCGCTCTTTGTTTTAGGAGGAATGTCACTTATAGTAAGCCTTATTTTTTCACACAGACTCATAATTCCTATTAAGAGACTCACTTCTGCTGCTCATGATATTAGTGAAGGGAATATAAAGAGTAGAGTAATTGTCTCGGGAAATGATGAATTAAGCAATCTCTCAATAACATTCAACAAGATGGCTAAAAGTCTTGAGATCCAGCAGGAACTGAGAAAGAAACTTACATCAAATATTGCCCATGAACTTCGCACGCCCCTTACATCTATTCAGGGAGAGCTTGAAGGTATGATAGATGGACTGATACCTGTAGATAAAGAAAGACTTCTCTCTTTACATGAGGAAACAAAACGCTTGAAAAATATTATCGAAGGAATTGAAGAATTAGCGAGGGCGGAGGCAAGTATTCTTGACTTGAAAAAGCAATGGTTTAATCTCAAGCAATTTCTTACAGGAATAATAGAGCGTTTTAAAAAAATATTTATGGATAAGGGTGTAGAATTAATCCTTGAATGTGATGCTTCACTGACAATTAATGCAAATCCTGACAAATTCAGTCAAATTGTGATAAATCTTCTTAGCAATTCTTTAAGGGCAACTGAAAAAGGAGGAGTTGTGAAGGTTCAGGCTGGCAGGAATGAATCTGAGATTTTTCTTAAGGTTTTTGATACAGGCAAAGGAATTAAACAGGAAGATTTACCCTTCATATTCGAGCGATTTTATAAGGCTTCTGAGGGAGGGCTTGGCCTCGGGCTGACTATTACAAAGGAGCTTGTTGAAGCACATGGCGGAAGAATCGAGGTTCAAAGTGAATATGGCAAAGGAGCGATATTTAGTGTATATATACCTATTTTCACAAATTATTCATAA
- a CDS encoding FAD:protein FMN transferase: MSIDLGGIAKGYAADKAVDILKNNGIQAGIVAVAGDIKVFGHKPDGRAWKIGIKNPEAIPLK; this comes from the coding sequence ATGAGCATAGACCTTGGTGGAATTGCAAAAGGATATGCTGCTGATAAAGCTGTTGATATATTAAAAAATAATGGAATACAGGCCGGAATCGTAGCTGTTGCTGGTGATATAAAGGTGTTCGGGCACAAACCTGATGGCAGGGCATGGAAAATCGGTATAAAAAACCCAGAAGCGATACCTCTAAAGTAA
- a CDS encoding FAD:protein FMN transferase: MENRYKKPRSDTSKVRIDTNRLLDDIMATLDMSNMSISTSGDYERFFIMNGRRYHHILFPRTGLPANGCQSVSIIGEESALTDALATGVFILGSEKGIQFMKEHGFEGIIVDSNGKIHSTPNFRGKLEFTKVP; this comes from the coding sequence ATGGAAAATCGGTATAAAAAACCCAGAAGCGATACCTCTAAAGTAAGAATCGATACGAATAGACTGTTAGATGATATTATGGCAACACTTGATATGAGCAACATGTCAATATCTACCTCAGGAGATTATGAGCGATTTTTTATAATGAATGGAAGACGCTACCATCATATTCTCTTTCCCCGAACAGGATTACCTGCTAATGGATGTCAAAGCGTCAGTATTATAGGCGAGGAAAGCGCCTTAACTGATGCTCTTGCAACAGGGGTATTTATTCTTGGTTCTGAAAAAGGTATACAATTTATGAAAGAACACGGATTTGAAGGCATTATTGTAGACAGTAATGGCAAAATACATTCTACACCCAACTTCAGAGGTAAACTTGAATTTACGAAAGTTCCTTAA
- a CDS encoding protein-L-isoaspartate(D-aspartate) O-methyltransferase yields the protein MIQKIIIIILFLLSLPTVLSASDPFASKRKAMVEHDIKARGIKDKKVLEVMSKIPRHLFVDKSLMNQAYADHPLPIEEGQTISQPYVVALMTEALKLKPSDRVLEIGTGSGYQAAVLSEIVREVYTIEIRKILAENATKKLKTLSYNNVKVKYADGYFGWEEYAPFDSIIITAAVNHIPTPLIKQLKDGGRLIVPLGSTVYFQTLTLMTKKKGSIDVEQLGSVSFVPMVGEAQKR from the coding sequence ATGATACAAAAAATTATTATAATTATATTATTTTTATTATCTTTGCCAACAGTACTTTCTGCTTCTGATCCATTCGCTTCAAAAAGAAAAGCCATGGTAGAACACGATATTAAGGCAAGAGGAATTAAAGACAAGAAAGTGCTTGAAGTTATGAGTAAAATTCCTCGACATCTTTTTGTGGATAAAAGTCTAATGAATCAGGCATATGCTGATCATCCTCTTCCTATTGAAGAAGGGCAGACTATATCTCAGCCATACGTCGTTGCTTTGATGACAGAGGCACTTAAATTGAAACCGTCTGATAGAGTCCTTGAAATAGGGACTGGTTCAGGATATCAGGCTGCCGTTCTATCAGAAATTGTTAGGGAAGTCTATACTATCGAGATAAGAAAAATCTTAGCTGAAAATGCAACAAAAAAACTGAAAACTCTCAGCTATAATAATGTAAAAGTTAAATACGCTGACGGATATTTTGGATGGGAAGAATACGCACCATTCGACTCGATTATCATAACAGCGGCTGTTAATCATATCCCAACTCCTTTAATCAAACAATTAAAAGACGGTGGAAGACTTATTGTCCCTCTGGGTAGCACCGTTTATTTTCAGACTCTTACACTTATGACGAAGAAAAAAGGTTCTATAGATGTTGAACAATTAGGTTCTGTTTCTTTTGTTCCTATGGTTGGAGAGGCACAAAAACGCTAA
- the uvrA gene encoding excinuclease ABC subunit UvrA — translation MQEFLFIKGAREHNLKNINLSIPRDKITVVTGPSGSGKSSLAIDTIYAEGQRRYVESLSAYARQFIEQIRKPDVDYIEGLSPSISIDQKTVHKSPRSTVGTITKIYDYMRVLYAKIGRQYCYNCGSPISKQDSQDIMNSVISLPLGSKIQILAPIVKDRKGEYKKELQEMRREGFIRARIDGEMMDLTQDISLNKYKRHNIDIVIDRIIIKPGIERETKEAIEIALRYSDIVIINFLSEKKDIIFSKTSVCAKCGISYPEITPLFFSFNSKQGACQRCNGLGFENIYEDTDNIDDFKICKLCNGLRLRKESLGIKIQDKSISEFAAMSVDNALLFINNLDLSEREQIIASRIIREVRDRLNFLIQVGLGYLTLDRVSLTLSGGEAQRIRLATQLGSSLTGVLYILDEPSIGMHPRDCMKLLNTLSSMRDAGNTVIIVEHDEETIRYADYIIDMGPGAGVRGGWVVATGSVQEIEKNEKSLTGKYLSGKLSIELPLRRRQPNDYIYIKGAQEFNLKNINAKIPLGIFTCVTGVSGSGKSTLVIEILYKALCKELYGSRERPGKYKEISGIDKISGIINVDQSPLGRTTRSNPATYIGAFSFIRDLFANVPESKVRGYSASRFSFNLSGGRCESCSGDGLIKVKMHFLPDVYIPCDTCKGKRYNKETLDIRYKEKNIAEVLDMTVSEAINFFSAIPYIRQKLEVLEDVGLGYLQLGQPASTLSGGEAQRLKLSRELSKRTKGNTLYILDEPTTGLHFTDIQKLLNVLNSLVDSGNTVVVIEHNLDVIKSSDYVIDLGPEGGEEGGMIVAEGTPEEIIQNPVSYTGRFLKDKISSLGIIKVA, via the coding sequence ATGCAAGAATTTCTTTTTATAAAGGGTGCAAGAGAACACAATCTTAAAAATATTAACCTGTCAATACCAAGAGATAAAATTACCGTTGTAACAGGGCCTTCGGGTTCGGGAAAATCTTCACTTGCTATTGATACTATATATGCAGAAGGGCAAAGACGATATGTCGAAAGTCTCTCAGCATATGCAAGACAGTTTATCGAGCAAATACGAAAACCTGATGTTGATTATATAGAAGGACTCTCTCCTTCTATCTCAATAGACCAGAAAACCGTTCATAAAAGTCCACGATCCACTGTTGGCACTATCACTAAAATTTATGATTATATGCGTGTTCTATATGCGAAAATTGGACGTCAGTATTGCTATAACTGTGGATCTCCTATATCAAAACAAGATTCTCAGGATATTATGAACTCAGTCATTTCTCTTCCTCTTGGAAGCAAGATACAAATTCTTGCTCCTATAGTAAAAGATCGAAAAGGTGAATATAAAAAAGAGCTTCAGGAAATGAGAAGAGAGGGTTTTATAAGGGCAAGAATAGACGGTGAAATGATGGATCTTACACAGGATATTTCTTTGAATAAATACAAGAGACATAATATAGATATTGTGATTGACAGAATTATCATTAAACCCGGCATAGAGCGTGAGACTAAAGAAGCAATCGAAATAGCCCTCAGATACTCAGACATAGTTATTATCAATTTTCTTTCAGAAAAAAAGGATATTATCTTTTCCAAAACATCAGTTTGTGCAAAATGTGGAATTAGTTATCCAGAGATAACTCCTTTATTTTTCTCTTTTAACAGCAAACAGGGTGCCTGTCAGAGATGCAATGGTCTTGGTTTTGAAAACATTTATGAAGATACTGATAATATTGATGATTTTAAAATATGCAAACTCTGTAATGGTTTAAGATTAAGAAAAGAATCTTTAGGGATAAAGATACAAGATAAAAGCATAAGCGAATTTGCAGCAATGTCTGTTGATAATGCTCTACTATTTATTAACAATTTAGACCTTTCTGAAAGGGAGCAAATCATAGCATCCAGAATTATAAGAGAGGTAAGAGACAGACTTAATTTCTTAATACAAGTCGGCCTTGGCTATCTGACACTTGACAGAGTTTCTCTTACACTTTCAGGTGGAGAAGCTCAGAGAATCAGGCTTGCAACACAACTCGGCTCTTCTCTTACTGGTGTTCTTTATATCCTTGACGAACCGAGCATAGGAATGCATCCACGGGATTGTATGAAACTTCTTAATACTCTATCATCTATGCGTGATGCAGGCAATACAGTTATAATTGTAGAACATGATGAAGAAACTATAAGATATGCTGATTATATTATTGATATGGGTCCTGGTGCTGGTGTCAGAGGTGGTTGGGTAGTAGCAACAGGTTCTGTCCAGGAAATTGAAAAAAATGAAAAATCTCTGACCGGAAAATATCTCAGCGGAAAATTATCTATAGAGCTACCTTTAAGAAGAAGACAACCAAATGATTATATTTACATTAAAGGTGCTCAAGAATTCAACCTTAAGAATATTAATGCCAAAATACCTCTCGGGATTTTTACCTGCGTGACAGGGGTATCAGGTTCTGGCAAAAGCACTCTTGTCATTGAGATACTGTATAAAGCTTTATGTAAAGAATTATATGGCAGTAGAGAACGTCCTGGAAAATATAAAGAAATCAGCGGTATCGATAAAATTTCTGGTATCATAAATGTCGATCAATCACCTCTCGGAAGGACTACGAGGTCTAACCCTGCTACCTACATAGGAGCCTTTTCTTTCATCAGGGACCTCTTCGCTAATGTTCCCGAGTCAAAAGTCAGAGGATATTCAGCCTCCCGCTTCAGTTTTAATCTTTCAGGCGGACGATGTGAATCATGTAGTGGTGATGGATTGATAAAGGTTAAAATGCATTTCCTCCCCGATGTTTACATTCCCTGTGATACATGTAAAGGAAAAAGATACAATAAAGAAACCCTCGATATCCGCTATAAAGAAAAAAATATTGCAGAAGTTCTTGACATGACTGTATCAGAAGCAATTAATTTCTTTTCAGCTATTCCTTATATACGTCAAAAACTCGAAGTGCTCGAAGATGTAGGACTTGGTTACTTGCAACTCGGACAGCCAGCTTCTACCCTCTCAGGAGGTGAAGCTCAGAGGTTGAAACTATCAAGAGAATTATCGAAGAGAACAAAAGGTAACACTCTATATATTCTTGACGAACCTACCACAGGGTTACATTTCACAGATATCCAGAAACTTTTGAATGTTCTTAATAGTCTTGTCGATTCTGGAAATACAGTTGTTGTCATAGAGCATAATCTTGATGTTATTAAATCGTCAGACTATGTTATTGACCTTGGTCCTGAAGGTGGAGAAGAAGGTGGTATGATTGTAGCTGAAGGCACACCTGAGGAAATTATTCAGAATCCTGTTTCCTATACTGGAAGATTTCTGAAAGACAAAATCTCATCTCTCGGCATTATCAAAGTAGCATAA
- the rlmN gene encoding 23S rRNA (adenine(2503)-C(2))-methyltransferase RlmN: protein MQKKLNLKTLNEEEIFSFVKDLGLPRYRGVQLINRIYKKYDHEINKITEFSYELRDILNNISYISNLLLLKRIKSCDGTEKFLFSLEDGHTIESVLIPEKKRLTLCISSQVGCGMGCIFCLTGQKGFVRNLKAFEIVDQIISVNKLINPKKITNIVFMGTGEPFLNFNEVIESIRRIVNFIGISKRKITVSTSGIVPKINRFAEISPEVNLAVSLNATTNETRSELMPVNKKYPLISLIKTCRNYCYRFGRKITFEYVMINNKNDSSEDAFRLVELLKGLYCKVNLIPYNQTDSSNLKRPPYNRILEFQKILMDCNIRTLIRESRGQDIFAACGQLRGESLN, encoded by the coding sequence ATGCAAAAAAAATTAAATCTAAAAACACTTAATGAAGAAGAAATTTTTAGCTTTGTAAAAGATTTGGGTTTGCCTCGTTATCGAGGTGTTCAGCTTATTAACCGGATTTATAAAAAATATGATCATGAAATAAATAAAATAACAGAGTTTTCTTATGAACTCAGGGATATTCTTAATAATATTTCATATATTAGTAACCTTTTATTGCTTAAGCGAATAAAATCATGTGATGGAACAGAGAAATTTCTTTTTTCTTTAGAAGATGGTCATACGATTGAAAGTGTCTTGATACCAGAGAAAAAACGTTTGACCCTTTGCATATCATCACAGGTAGGCTGTGGTATGGGCTGTATATTCTGTCTCACTGGGCAGAAAGGTTTTGTAAGAAACTTAAAAGCTTTCGAAATAGTCGACCAGATAATCTCTGTTAATAAGCTAATAAATCCAAAAAAAATTACGAATATCGTATTTATGGGAACAGGAGAACCATTCCTAAATTTTAACGAAGTAATCGAATCTATCCGTAGAATAGTTAATTTCATTGGAATTTCAAAAAGAAAGATTACAGTCTCAACATCTGGAATAGTTCCAAAAATTAATCGGTTTGCTGAAATATCTCCTGAAGTTAATCTTGCGGTTTCTCTTAATGCAACAACAAACGAAACAAGAAGCGAGCTTATGCCTGTTAATAAAAAATACCCTCTTATTTCACTTATAAAGACATGCAGAAATTATTGTTATAGATTCGGCAGAAAAATAACGTTTGAATACGTAATGATTAATAATAAAAACGACTCATCAGAGGATGCTTTCAGGCTTGTCGAACTTTTGAAGGGATTATATTGCAAGGTAAATCTTATTCCCTATAATCAGACTGATTCAAGTAATCTTAAAAGACCACCATATAATAGAATATTAGAATTTCAGAAAATACTTATGGATTGTAATATCAGGACATTAATCCGGGAAAGCAGGGGACAGGATATTTTTGCAGCGTGCGGACAACTCAGGGGAGAATCTTTGAATTAG
- a CDS encoding YkgJ family cysteine cluster protein encodes MDNRNYSDNSPEENFDISEEEKAYIKKMLERLLELGFAAVYGDEDNSEEPVIFDHEDRKHICKAVCCSFIFALTKKEVEKGIIKWNPKRPYFIAHDEDGYCPHLNRQNLLCEIWNDRPERCRKYDCRKDPNVWLDWDKKIINAEVFSHLPQKT; translated from the coding sequence ATGGATAATAGAAACTATTCTGATAACTCTCCTGAAGAAAATTTTGATATCTCCGAAGAAGAAAAGGCCTATATCAAAAAAATGCTTGAACGTCTTCTTGAGTTAGGATTTGCAGCTGTTTATGGTGATGAAGATAATTCAGAGGAACCTGTTATTTTTGACCATGAAGATAGAAAACATATTTGTAAAGCTGTCTGTTGTAGCTTTATTTTTGCCCTTACAAAAAAAGAGGTTGAAAAGGGGATAATAAAATGGAACCCAAAACGTCCTTATTTTATCGCACATGATGAAGATGGGTACTGTCCACACTTAAACAGACAGAATCTTTTATGTGAAATATGGAATGACAGACCAGAGAGATGCCGTAAATATGATTGCAGAAAAGACCCAAATGTATGGTTAGATTGGGATAAAAAAATAATAAATGCTGAAGTATTCAGCCATCTTCCACAAAAAACTTAG
- a CDS encoding DUF1573 domain-containing protein codes for MKKIFILAILLLYPVISYSQPSIVFDEEIYDFGKITPGDEIEHTFEFKNAGDQDLRIEKLLTK; via the coding sequence ATGAAAAAAATATTTATACTGGCTATTCTATTGCTGTACCCTGTAATTTCATATTCTCAGCCTTCTATTGTGTTTGATGAAGAAATCTATGACTTTGGTAAAATAACTCCAGGTGATGAAATAGAACACACGTTTGAATTCAAAAATGCTGGAGATCAGGATCTGAGGATAGAAAAACTTCTTACCAAATGA
- a CDS encoding DNA gyrase inhibitor YacG, giving the protein MRIICPICKNKTTWEENPWRPFCSERCKLIDLGKWVTEEYKIQGNESDNTENITEQNEHRF; this is encoded by the coding sequence ATGAGAATTATATGTCCCATATGCAAAAACAAAACAACCTGGGAAGAAAATCCCTGGAGACCATTTTGTTCAGAGAGATGTAAACTTATTGATCTTGGTAAATGGGTTACAGAGGAATATAAAATACAAGGGAATGAATCCGATAATACGGAAAATATTACTGAACAGAATGAACACAGATTTTAG